CTACTGCTGTTCTAGTAACTTTTACTATTATAATTACAACTGTATTACTATTGATTCTGTTATTTCActacaattatttatttattaactttTACTACtgttattactattatattctactattatattactactactgctattattatattactactactaatactataATTTTACTACTGCTACTATATTAATTCTACCACTGTTGGTGCTAttatattactactactattactttaCAACTACTGCtactattatattattattaccacTACTAATACTATGATTTTAGTACTTCTACTTTATTAACTGTACTACGTTTGGTACtattatactactactactattatattactactactaatactatgATTTTACTACTTCTACTTGATTAATTCTACTACTATTGGTGCTATTATATTACTACTGGTATTCCTATtactttttaattattattattatcattattattattttactacTTCTATTTTATTAGTACTACCATTGGTACTATTATATTACTATTACTTCTCCTATTATTGTATATTACATTATTGCATCTACTATAATATCGTCAGTTACGCTATTAAAGGTATAATATTACTACAGGTATTACTATTATGTCTATTATATTACTACTTCTAcatctactataatattgctatcACTTCTGCAATTATGTAACCTGCTCTACTTCTACTACTATATTACAACTAGGAATGCTTTTACTTTACTACTATTTCTACTCTTATGCTACTACTAATACTATTAtaccactaaggcctctttcacacaaccgttttttttttcccgtttatgggcaggttttttgcggtccgtatacggacccctatacggaagcattcatttcaatagttcagcaaaaaaacgttccgtttccgtatttccatttttcagttccgttgaaagatagaacatgtcctattattgcccttattgcccacaaatcacgttccgtggctccattcaagtcaataggtccgcaaaaaaactgaacacatacggaaatgcatccgtatgtcttccgtatccgttccgtttttgcggaaccatctattgaaaatgttatgtccagcccaattttttctatgtaattactgtatactgtatatgccatacggaaaaatggaacagaaacggaaacaaaaaacggaacaacggatccgtgaaaaacggacccgcaaaacactgaaaaacccATACGGTCGGGTGAAAGACGCctaatactaataataatcatACATCAGTGAGACTAAAAGCTTGACATGAGAACCTACCCGTGGTCGTCTAGGTTGAGCGTGTACAGAACCAGCTCCGGTTTGCCCACCGCATTGTCAGATGGATTTTGGGTAGTGAATTGGACCTGTTTTGCCATCTCAGCAGCGTAATTCccatgtctctctccatccaccctGATTTCCAGATGCATGTTGGATTGCCCATGGCTTCTCATCCAGTAGTGCACGGCATGGGTGACGTCAAAACTCCTCCAGCCCGATTCCACAATGGGCACAAGTCTGAAAATGTACGCAAAAAGCATCCCTTTAATTACAAATGTAtgacaaaatataaaagtatatcTACATGACAACATAGAGCCATTCATAAACAGTGGCCTTCTTCAGGGAAAGtcttctcaagatggccagaATGCATGGTCTATAGACTGGACATCTGGTCCAGATAAAGGGTGTGATCTTCTCAATTAGGTGGTCTGTTGGAGAGGTCTCATTGTATTACTGCTCATATCACCCCAGTTGCTCATTACTGAAAAATGCATTACCTGGAGTCCACCAGTGATGTCTTGTTGCTTCCATCTTTCATCATCTCCACATAGTAGACACTGACCCTGGCATTGTTGACCGGTCTTTGGATGCGTCTGTCAGGCAACCCCTTGGCAGTGGGGGGCAACTTGAAGAGTTTCAGTTCCGCCATAGTCACTTCACTGTTTTGGGGTATCCTGGACACCATCCCGAACGCTAAGGTCTGCTTGTTGACATCTGCGTATAGCACGTCGCCAGAGATATCTATAAGGAATTAGAAGATAGCCCTTTAGTAATTGCTCAAGGGTCCCGGTGGTCAACCAGGGAGGGTCACGTAATTATTACAGCCATCAACACATCATTAACATACGAAACATACATCATCCAAGGTTCAACAGTCTGGATGGGGATATGAAAGACTTCAGCAACTTACATAACAATGTCTATATACTGTGTAATGAATTGGTATCTCAGACAGTAAACAGAGTCCTGTCTGGTGCACCACCCCAACGCATTACACACTACTCCACGGTACTATCAGACATTAAGAGATATCAATAATTTCCAGAAAAAGATAACATGAACCTACCTGCATTGCCTGGGATGCCCCTAAGGATGCCAGCCAAGCTGGGTAGAGCCCTCCTTGTCCTCTCCTTATGCTTTTGGAGCATGGAGATGTACTTGCTCTGGATGTGTCTTGGGACCACCAGATTGTCAATGTCTCTCTTCACCAGCCTGGGCACCTCCTTTAGGTTCAGTTTCTTTAGCATGG
The sequence above is a segment of the Bufo bufo chromosome 4, aBufBuf1.1, whole genome shotgun sequence genome. Coding sequences within it:
- the LEFTY1 gene encoding left-right determination factor 1 encodes the protein MNTHLVMKLIWFLGAFLVSTASGFTPDALKNAMLKKLNLKEVPRLVKRDIDNLVVPRHIQSKYISMLQKHKERTRRALPSLAGILRGIPGNADISGDVLYADVNKQTLAFGMVSRIPQNSEVTMAELKLFKLPPTAKGLPDRRIQRPVNNARVSVYYVEMMKDGSNKTSLVDSRLVPIVESGWRSFDVTHAVHYWMRSHGQSNMHLEIRVDGERHGNYAAEMAKQVQFTTQNPSDNAVGKPELVLYTLNLDDHGARGDCSAPATKKDNTCCREEYFINFRELTWTQYWIIEPAGYNAYHCTGGCRQPHPSTVKYSYGERICAVVESSPLPVMYLVKKGDYTEIEVAEFPNMIVERCGCTADNISII